The bacterium DNA segment GTATATTTGCAGATTACATTTCGCGGCAACCAATTCCAGTCTTTTGAGGAAGTCGGAATAATCGGTTTCTTTTTTAAATATTTCTTTTCGCTCAATACCTCTTGCTATTACATGGTGCAGGGTACCCGGAGCATCTAATCTTGGGCATCTTGGCATAACTTTTATAGTTTATATTAACATCTTGTCGCTGTCAAGCAATTTCTGCACCAACGTCCCCCTATCCCGTCCCCATCCATCCACCCCCCATCCACCCCGTAGGCGTCCGTTCACCCGTACACCGTCCTAGGTCATGTGCTTAGAATGCTCTATTTAAATTAATACACACACAAGAGTTGAGTAATAAGCATGCAAAAATACAAGATAGACAAAAGACCTTGTGGTATATGCGAAATACCCGAAAAAAATTCCAAATATAACCGAGGCGTAAAGTTCCGACTGGGGTTTGTTAAAGTGGAGCAGAACATACGGGATCAGCTGGATAAATATGGAAAGCCCCCCTGTATAATCCCTTAACCCCTGGACCATGAAACCCCTGAACATGAATTCCCAGCTCCACATAAGCAGGAATTCCGATATGAATAAAACCAGTATTTCCTTCGGGTCTGCGGCCGCGGAAGCGCTATAGAAATTCCCGACGGAACTAATTTTTGACGTTATGTAAGCTATAACCGTCAATGAAACAAAAAATACCATAAATAACGGCAATGCCGTTTCAAGTTTTCCAAACGTAAGCCCGAAATCACCGAGTTTTTTGCCGTTTATCTTAAGAAAAACACAGGGAATCACAAAAAGCAGAAAAAAACAAATTATATAGTACGGGGTTAAAGCTTTCAAATACGGTACAGCGGGAATCAAAGGGCTCAGGAAGGATATAAGCCGCTTATCAACCGTCATCGTTAACGTAATCACGGAAATTAAAAGGACCCCCGCGGGAAACAATGGAGAAGGTTCTTTCTTTATTTCACTTGCTATGCTTTCAATATATTTTCTCAGCATAGGGTAATTATACCCTATTCCGACGGGGTATCTCCATAAAAAAATCCTCCCTGCTTATGAAAAACAGGGAGGATTTTTAATTAACCGTTGATACTGATTGACATGCGCTCCGGGTTTACTTATTCGTATGGCACGATCTGCACTCGCTGTTTGTGGTATAACCAGGACAGCTGAATAGATGGCATGAACGGCAGGTTAAGCTGCTGTTTGGATTGTGGCTGAACGTTGTATCGTCAGTAGCTGTTGTGTCTGCGTCAGTCGTATCGGTGATGGTTGCTGTGTCACAATCCCGAACTGTTATTGTAACTGCTTGAGACTCACCTGTTCGACCGCCGTTGTAATTTATGGTAACTGCGGCAGTATACGTGCCCGGCACACTAAATGTGACCACAACATCATAATCGCCTATTTGAATGTAAGGCATTAAATTCTGATAAGTATCCGCCGGGCCGCAAATGTCAAGACTTGCGCCATTGATATTATGATATTCCGTGTTAGACCCGATTGTGTAACGAAAAGTTACTGCCAGCGGCGCGCATCCTTCCAGCGGAGAAGCCGTTATTGTAGGCGTATAATCAGACCCGGCCGGTGAATCACCCGGCATACATATAGTTCCGCCAAGAATCAAAAACACGAAAACAAGGCCTAAACCAACAAATGTTTTATACTGTTTAACCATAAATTCCCCCTTTCTGGATAAATATTAATATATACGTTTTCAGGATAACAAAAAAATTATAGCACATCCTTAACAGGGTTTCAATATCTAAAAAAAGGACTGCCGCATGGTTCATAACTGCAGTTGCAGTTCCTCAGGGGGGGGGATAAGTAAGGTATAGGGGGTTTCTGTTTACACAATCCCAACATACGCCGGGAAATTTTTGACGGTGATTTTTCGGATGGCTTCAGGGCCGAGTTCGGGGTAGGCTATCAGCTCGTTTTTTACGATAAACTGGCGAAGATACGCACCGGCGCCGCCGTAAGTCACAAAATATACCGCTTTGTATTTTTTTATGGCGTTTGTTACTTCTTTAGACCTTGTTCCTTTCCCGATTGTTCCCTTGATCCCGTGTTCCAGTAAAACAGGCGTGAACGGGTCCATTCGTTTGCTTGTGGTAGGGCCTGCCGAGCCTATAATTTCTCCTTTCCGGGCGGGTGTCGGCCCGCAGTAATAGATGATTTGGCCGTCAAGATGGAATGGCGGTTTTTTGCCGTTTTTAATCAGTTCGATTAACTTTTTATGCGCCTGGTCGCGGGCGATATAAAACGTTCCGCTTATTTTAACTTTATCCCCTGGCTTTAAATTTTTAATTATTTTTTTATTTATAGGAGTAGAAATTATAACAGCATTCATGATAAAATTATAACATAAATTTTAAAAGGTGTTAACTATGAAAGAAATTGTAAATACAGCTATAAAGCACGCGAAAAGAATAATAATGGTTGTTATTGGATTTACTATATTAATTATAGGGATTGTAATGATAATTTTGCCGGGTCCTGCGATATTAGTAATACCTCTCGGGCTCGCAATTCTCGCGGGAGAATTTGTATGGGCGAGAAAACTGCTTCATAAGGTAAAATCAGGCGTTCAGGATGTTAAGGATTTTGTTAATTCAAATTCTAAAAAAAATAACAAACCATGATTTGTGTTAACTTATTGACACGCTGTAAATATCAACTTATAATTATATCAAAATGAATACTTTAATACGAAAACCGGCTGTTGCCGGCAGATTTTATTCAGGGACCGAGGCCGGGCTGAAAAAGGAAATAGCAGCCTGTTTTGAATCTCCTTTTGGCCCCAGGAACTACGCAGGACATGTCGCAGCCGTGGATAAAATCATATACGGCGGTGT contains these protein-coding regions:
- a CDS encoding FumA C-terminus/TtdB family hydratase beta subunit; this encodes MNAVIISTPINKKIIKNLKPGDKVKISGTFYIARDQAHKKLIELIKNGKKPPFHLDGQIIYYCGPTPARKGEIIGSAGPTTSKRMDPFTPVLLEHGIKGTIGKGTRSKEVTNAIKKYKAVYFVTYGGAGAYLRQFIVKNELIAYPELGPEAIRKITVKNFPAYVGIV
- a CDS encoding CPBP family intramembrane glutamic endopeptidase produces the protein MLRKYIESIASEIKKEPSPLFPAGVLLISVITLTMTVDKRLISFLSPLIPAVPYLKALTPYYIICFFLLFVIPCVFLKINGKKLGDFGLTFGKLETALPLFMVFFVSLTVIAYITSKISSVGNFYSASAAADPKEILVLFISEFLLMWSWEFMFRGFMVQGLRDYTGGLSIFIQLIPYVLLHFNKPQSELYASVIFGIFFGYFAYTTRSFVYLVFLHAYYSTLVCVLI
- a CDS encoding PGPGW domain-containing protein — encoded protein: MKEIVNTAIKHAKRIIMVVIGFTILIIGIVMIILPGPAILVIPLGLAILAGEFVWARKLLHKVKSGVQDVKDFVNSNSKKNNKP